TCCACAATGATAAGGCACTCGTCGGGCAGGTCCATGGTCAGGTACATATCACATTTACTCCCAGGGCAGCGTTCCTCGCCGGGGGATTCCCAGCCTGACGCTTTTCCAGCGCCATTTTCAGAGACCTGCCTCTCGATCTCCAACGGACAATCTTTCGGGTCAATATTGAACTCCGTATACCAGTAGATGGCTTCAGAATGAGCTCCAGCAGAGGCCAAATACTTTACGAAGTCCGTGCGCAGCGCGTTGTCAAAGGCATGAACGCTCACAACCTCCCGGAAACTGGCCAGGTTTATGCGCGTCTTCTCGTACTCGCGGTAAAGGTAATGCAAATAGCTGCACGTCTTCGTGAACTTATAGTTGGGCGTGACGGCGTCGTCAAAACCATACTTCTTGGCCAGTCGCGCCACAATCTTGGCCATAGGTCGATAGCTGAGCACGTTATGGGAAattttgagatttttgtaaCGACTGCAGGTGAAGATAGAATTAGCTGAGTTGCAAGACCAGTTTTTTAAATACTTACTCGAGTAGATGCTCGCAGAGCTCTATGACTGACTTATCCTTGTGCAGCAACGAATCCAAGAACTTGACGAAGGGCAGCCTCTGCTGTGTGGCATGGTCCAGATACTCCTCGGCCAGTGGTAGTTTCTCGATTGCAATCAGCGGGAAAGCCAGTTCCAGCATGTCGAACTCGTGCGTCAGCTGCAGACTGATGGACCATTGGGTGACCTCTTTGTAAAGCCCGTTGTCCAATAGTTCGCGCAACTTGGGAAGCAGTAGGTCGCGGATCTGGCGTAGACTGTAGGTATGGATCACAGCATTGTTGAGGGCCAGCAAGCCGGAGGTCTTGACAAAGTTAAAGGCTATCATGCTGGTGTTGGGATCACAGCCCTCGCCAAGATGCGGGAAATCCTTGTGGAGCTTGCAAACCGTGTCCAGCACAAAATGTGACAAGCTCTTCGtcttgatgttgctgctgtcgggGCAGTTGGCGAAGATCTTCAGGGCCAGGAGCAAGGGATCCTGATGGCCCATTAAAGCCCTTCCAAATTCCTGGCGCAGATGCGGCGACTGTTTCTTGCTATACATGTTCCACTTTTCGCGGAACAGCTTAAAAAACTCCTCCGCCTTCGCGTCCAAGGTGGCGTCAAAGTTACAACCGTCGATTCCAGCACCTGTAGTGATGTCCTCCAGGCGCTTGATCTTCAGGTTCCTCATTAGGTGCTCCATGTTCTCCTCGTCCGACTCAAAGCCGGCGGGTATTGCGTTGTACATGTGGCTCTTGAGTGCCATTTCTCACGGGTTCCCCGTGTCACTGCAAATCGAAGCAAGTGCAATTGCAAATTACAAACGCAATTGAGGGTAAAGGTGAAGAAACATCGATGGAAATATCGATTTCAAAAACATCGATGTTTCAGCGACCGCCCACAACAACAAaccgacatatatatatatatatatatatatgtatattatattatattatattatattataaatgaaatttgcCAGTgtcaaattatttaaaatttttactCAGGTagaaaaatttatttgttggATTTGCTTGGAAACACAGCTATCATTTGTATTTCAGTTATTCCAACTGTATTGCCTTTGAAGTCCAACTGGATgagttgtaaataaattgtaaataatgTCTAGATAAtagttgcattttaattaaattgttaaaaCTTGCTTAGTTTTGCTTTAGCTAGTATATAGCTGTATTTTCCTAACGCAATGGCAGCACTGCCCACAATTCAGCAGCGTGGCAGCCCCGTTGAACAGCGCACgtgcatttttgttttagtttgcACGTTGAAAAATGAAGCTGGCAACGAAAAAAGTTAAGACCCTGGGCAAATCTAAGCCTGACCTAAGCAAAAAGAAGGCCGCCAAGGATGCCCTCAGGAAGGGGAAACCGCAAACATCCTCTGAATCGAAAGTTCTCCCAAGAAACCCGAAGCAGAAAGTCGGCGAACCAGTGAGGAATGGGAAGCCCACAAAACAGGGATTCAAGAAATCCCGCAAAGAGGAGCTTGAAGGACTTAAAGATATAGACCCAGAGTTTTACGATTTCTTAAAAAAGAATGATAAGAAGCTACTGGACTTTAATTTACTGGACACAGATGATGATGAAGAGGGGGATGAGAAAGACAAGGAGGATACGGGAACTAAGGAAAGTGAAGACGACGAGGATGACGAAGAGAAGTACCACAAACCCAGCGAGGATTTAGAGGTGGCTAGCGATGAGAGTGACTTTGAGATCGACGAAGAGGACGATGCGGCAGCTGGAGGTATCCAAAAGATCACCCTCAACCTGTTGCATCAGTGGGAACAGCAATTGGGTCAGGCCAACATATCCATTGACATTGTCCGGAAGGTTATACAGGCTTTCAATTCAGCCCTGGCCAGTATCTCTGCCGACGGAGCGGACGGAGGAGAGAACCAGCCTAATGCCGCCGCATTTAAAGTAGTGGGGGCAGCTGCGTTTAATGGAGTAATTCAGCTCTGCGTAATCCACCTGCAGCCCGCCATCATTCGGTTGCTGGGCGTTAGACCCAACAGCAGCCTACCGCTGCACAAGCACAAGAAGTGGGTCAAGGTGCGCGGCTGTTTGCGCTACTACCTCACCGATTTGATTCGTCTGGTGGAGCAGGTGTCTAGTCCAAATATCTTGGGCGTGTTGCTGAAGCATCTGCATCAAATGGCTGGCATGGTGGTCCCTTTTTCGGCACTTGGAAAGACCATATTAAAGCGCTTGGTTGTCTTATGGTCCACTGGAGATGAAACAGTTAGAGTTCTGGCCTTTCTTTGCATTCTGAAGATAACCAGGAAACAGCAGGTAAATATTTAGAACTGGAAAATTATTGTGAATATTATAGCAGGAGGGCTAACATCAATTTATCTTGCAGGCGACCATGCTGAATCACGTTCTAAAAGCCATGTACCTGGCCTATGTTCGCAATTCCAAGTTCGTGTCGCCGAACACTTTACCAGGAATCAACTTTATGCGCCGCTCGCTGGTGGAGATGTTCGCGTTGGATTTAAACGTCAGTTATCAACATGCCTTCCTTTACATCCGACAGTTGGCCATTCACCTGCGAAATGCAGTGATCCTTAAGAAAAAGGACAGTTTCCAAGCGGTTTACAACTGGCAATTTATTAACTCCCTGCGCTTGTGGGCAGATCTCCTGGGAGCAAGTGCAAACAAACCACAGTTGCAGCCTCTGATTTATCCCCTTGTTACCATTGCCACCGGAGTGATTCGACTGATACCCACCGCTCAGTACTTCCCATTGCGATTCCACTGTCTGCAGACCCTAATTTCACTGGCCAAAGAGACAAACACATATGTGCCGGTGCTTCCACTCATTGTGGAGGTATTAAAGAGCAATACCTTTAACCGCAAGCACTCGGCGGTATCCATGAAGCCAGTGCAGTTTACCTGCGTCCTAAGGCTTAACAAAGGGCAGTTGGCGGAAAATGGCTTCCGCGATGAGGTGATCGAGCAGGTGTGTGGGCTTCTGTTGGAATATCTCGCTCATGAGTCCGCCTCGCTGGCCTTTAGCGATTTGGTGGTGCCCACTGTCATGGCCATCAAAACGTACCTTAAGGAATGCAGGAATGCCAATTATGCTCGAAAACTTAAACAGCTACTTGAGAAGATTCAGGAGAGTGGCCGCTTCATAGAGCAGCAACGTAGCAAGAGCAGCGTCACATTTGATATAAAGGATGCCCAGGCGGTCGCCGCCTGGGAGCAGCAACTCCGTCTTAAGCGCACTCCACTGGACGTCTACTATTCCAGCTGGCTAAAGACACACGAGACCAAGAAGCGACGACAGGCAGCGCAGACGGATGAAATCAATGCGGACTATGATGTACCCAAGCTAAAGAAACTACCGGTCAAAACCGGAGTACCAGTGAGAAATGAAAACGGCGAGGTCGAACTCTTCCCCTCGGACTCGGAAGATGAAGGCAATGATGGCCTGCATTTTGGAtcagatgatgatgacgatggaGATGTAcacaaggaggaggaggtggaagTTGAGCAGCCTAAAGCCAAAAAGGCTAAGAAAGCGAAGCCCGAGAAACAAA
This genomic stretch from Drosophila mauritiana strain mau12 chromosome 2L, ASM438214v1, whole genome shotgun sequence harbors:
- the LOC117150370 gene encoding nucleolar complex protein 2 homolog, with the protein product MKLATKKVKTLGKSKPDLSKKKAAKDALRKGKPQTSSESKVLPRNPKQKVGEPVRNGKPTKQGFKKSRKEELEGLKDIDPEFYDFLKKNDKKLLDFNLLDTDDDEEGDEKDKEDTGTKESEDDEDDEEKYHKPSEDLEVASDESDFEIDEEDDAAAGGIQKITLNLLHQWEQQLGQANISIDIVRKVIQAFNSALASISADGADGGENQPNAAAFKVVGAAAFNGVIQLCVIHLQPAIIRLLGVRPNSSLPLHKHKKWVKVRGCLRYYLTDLIRLVEQVSSPNILGVLLKHLHQMAGMVVPFSALGKTILKRLVVLWSTGDETVRVLAFLCILKITRKQQATMLNHVLKAMYLAYVRNSKFVSPNTLPGINFMRRSLVEMFALDLNVSYQHAFLYIRQLAIHLRNAVILKKKDSFQAVYNWQFINSLRLWADLLGASANKPQLQPLIYPLVTIATGVIRLIPTAQYFPLRFHCLQTLISLAKETNTYVPVLPLIVEVLKSNTFNRKHSAVSMKPVQFTCVLRLNKGQLAENGFRDEVIEQVCGLLLEYLAHESASLAFSDLVVPTVMAIKTYLKECRNANYARKLKQLLEKIQESGRFIEQQRSKSSVTFDIKDAQAVAAWEQQLRLKRTPLDVYYSSWLKTHETKKRRQAAQTDEINADYDVPKLKKLPVKTGVPVRNENGEVELFPSDSEDEGNDGLHFGSDDDDDGDVHKEEEVEVEQPKAKKAKKAKPEKQNHRPAIVEDDYDEAGGAVDIVKDLDLNEW
- the LOC117136454 gene encoding exonuclease mut-7 homolog; amino-acid sequence: MALKSHMYNAIPAGFESDEENMEHLMRNLKIKRLEDITTGAGIDGCNFDATLDAKAEEFFKLFREKWNMYSKKQSPHLRQEFGRALMGHQDPLLLALKIFANCPDSSNIKTKSLSHFVLDTVCKLHKDFPHLGEGCDPNTSMIAFNFVKTSGLLALNNAVIHTYSLRQIRDLLLPKLRELLDNGLYKEVTQWSISLQLTHEFDMLELAFPLIAIEKLPLAEEYLDHATQQRLPFVKFLDSLLHKDKSVIELCEHLLDRYKNLKISHNVLSYRPMAKIVARLAKKYGFDDAVTPNYKFTKTCSYLHYLYREYEKTRINLASFREVVSVHAFDNALRTDFVKYLASAGAHSEAIYWYTEFNIDPKDCPLEIERQVSENGAGKASGWESPGEERCPGSKCDMYLTMDLPDECLIIVDKADQFDRMLYHLQQECVIYLDSEWMQSVCGDNQLCVLQIATGHNVYLIDCLARESLRSEHWHLLGANIFNNVNIRKVGFSMVSDLSVLQRSLPLQLRLQMPHHYLDLRNLWLELKKQRFGVELPFGNVNRAGDALTDLSLACLGKKLNKSNQCSNWANRPLRREQILYAAIDARCLLLIYNTLIARVSSIQAAIEKSIASNNFLRRGANVK